In Mycobacteriales bacterium, a single window of DNA contains:
- a CDS encoding class I SAM-dependent methyltransferase, translating into MEPPEGRSEPLAARHLAGYYSVVLVDLGRRTGALAAVLDGADTPEAVARHAGLDARCALGWLSGMTAAGYLTHRGGRFRPTEETRATFSGALGLDPGVVFEFARRLPELLPDVATAIRTGAGIRPERFHEVAGDLLERFNAPVYDALLVPEWLASVPGLLEALEDGIEVAEFGCGRGHACLLVGRTFPRSRITGFDIDGESFDRGRKEIDAALVTNVDLIEADVRALPGPRRYDLVLVLDSLHHFGDPAAVLDEAARVMRPGGRLVVVEPTQSGDLDVDTADPASVVGYAGALVYCMQDSLAAGGPGYGVAIPAPEVDRLLAGAGLTVEPPYRASSGYTIYRAGRPR; encoded by the coding sequence ATGGAGCCGCCCGAGGGCCGCAGCGAGCCGCTCGCCGCGCGCCATCTCGCCGGTTACTACTCCGTAGTCCTGGTCGACCTGGGTCGGCGGACCGGCGCCCTGGCCGCCGTCCTGGACGGCGCGGACACCCCGGAGGCGGTCGCGCGGCACGCGGGCCTCGACGCACGGTGTGCCCTGGGCTGGCTGTCCGGGATGACCGCCGCCGGATACCTCACGCACCGCGGCGGCCGGTTCCGGCCGACCGAGGAAACCCGGGCGACCTTCAGCGGGGCGCTCGGCCTGGACCCCGGGGTGGTTTTCGAGTTCGCTCGGCGGTTGCCCGAGTTGCTGCCGGACGTCGCCACGGCGATCCGCACCGGCGCGGGGATCCGTCCGGAACGTTTCCACGAGGTGGCCGGGGACCTGCTCGAGCGGTTCAACGCCCCCGTCTACGACGCGCTGCTCGTGCCCGAATGGCTGGCCAGCGTCCCGGGCCTGCTCGAGGCACTCGAGGACGGCATCGAGGTGGCCGAGTTCGGGTGCGGCCGCGGGCATGCCTGCCTGCTCGTGGGGCGCACCTTCCCGCGCTCGCGGATCACCGGGTTCGACATCGACGGGGAGTCGTTCGACCGAGGTCGCAAGGAGATCGACGCCGCACTGGTGACGAACGTCGACCTGATCGAAGCCGACGTCCGCGCCCTTCCCGGGCCCCGACGCTACGACCTGGTCCTGGTGCTCGACTCGCTGCACCATTTCGGAGATCCGGCCGCCGTCCTGGACGAAGCCGCGCGGGTCATGCGTCCCGGCGGCCGGCTGGTCGTCGTCGAGCCCACGCAGAGCGGTGACCTCGACGTGGATACCGCCGATCCGGCATCGGTCGTCGGGTATGCCGGCGCGCTGGTCTACTGCATGCAGGACTCGCTCGCCGCCGGGGGGCCAGGCTACGGGGTGGCCATTCCGGCCCCCGAGGTCGACCGGCTGCTCGCCGGAGCCGGCCTGACCGTCGAACCGCCGTACCGGGCCTCCTCCGGCTACACGATCTACCGGGCGGGACGGCCACGCTGA
- a CDS encoding ubiquitin-like protein Pup gives MATKEPGGQQRASRKSEDVEDVAPEAADTESLAERHEKLTEDVDAMLDEIDSVLEENAEDFVRGYIQKGGE, from the coding sequence ATGGCCACGAAAGAGCCCGGCGGGCAGCAACGGGCCTCGAGAAAGAGCGAGGACGTCGAGGACGTCGCGCCGGAAGCGGCAGACACCGAAAGCCTCGCCGAGCGGCACGAGAAGCTGACCGAAGACGTCGACGCGATGCTCGACGAGATCGATTCGGTGTTGGAGGAGAACGCGGAGGACTTCGTGCGCGGCTACATCCAGAAGGGCGGAGAGTGA